Proteins from a single region of Flavobacteriales bacterium:
- a CDS encoding nucleotidyltransferase family protein — protein sequence MNSAVHNKEELLVRILSARDRILSYGVKHLGIFGSFVRNQAHAGSDIDFLVEFYPEHKNFDTFIDLAFFLEQLLGRKVEIVTPQSLSKYIGPRILKEVEYVSLAA from the coding sequence ATGAACTCTGCTGTCCATAACAAAGAAGAACTTCTTGTAAGGATTCTGTCTGCGCGCGACCGGATTCTTTCATATGGCGTAAAGCATCTGGGTATCTTCGGCTCTTTTGTCCGCAACCAGGCTCATGCGGGAAGCGACATTGACTTTCTGGTAGAGTTCTACCCTGAACACAAGAACTTCGACACCTTCATAGACCTTGCCTTCTTCCTGGAACAATTGCTGGGCAGGAAAGTTGAAATTGTTACACCTCAGTCGCTTAGCAAATACATTGGTCCCCGTATTTTAAAGGAAGTCGAGTATGTTTCCCTCGCAGCTTGA
- a CDS encoding mechanosensitive ion channel: MDGLWLRFAHFLVWVLAILLLVMLLRRGMNKVLADNAIRYRVRKIVGLAGYALIFLVAIITFTGEMKYFSLAIGLISAGLAFALQEVILSVAGWVTIYGAGLYKPGDRIEIYNVKGDVIDIGITKTTLMEIGEWVKSDNYNGRIVQISNAFVFKGPVRNYTSDFPFLWDEITLPIRYGSDLKLTQQIIADAAQASLMDYAEFAKEHWKKMVKKYLIEDANVEPSISMKLTDNWIEFTLRFVVDSKKRRMTKNTLHKDILEAIEKTEGKVSLASATYEVVGLPEVRVNLAGKG, from the coding sequence ATGGATGGACTGTGGCTCCGGTTTGCCCATTTTCTTGTCTGGGTCTTAGCCATCTTGCTTCTGGTGATGTTGCTTCGCAGGGGTATGAACAAAGTCCTTGCGGATAATGCCATCCGTTATCGTGTCAGGAAGATTGTCGGACTGGCAGGCTATGCACTCATCTTTCTGGTGGCCATCATCACCTTCACCGGGGAGATGAAATATTTTTCCCTGGCCATCGGGCTGATCAGCGCCGGACTGGCCTTTGCACTTCAGGAGGTGATCCTGAGTGTGGCGGGTTGGGTCACCATTTACGGCGCCGGTCTCTACAAGCCGGGTGATCGTATTGAGATTTACAATGTCAAAGGAGATGTGATCGACATCGGTATCACGAAGACCACGTTGATGGAAATAGGGGAGTGGGTGAAGAGTGATAACTATAACGGCCGCATCGTTCAGATCAGCAATGCCTTTGTCTTCAAAGGTCCTGTGCGCAATTACACGTCCGACTTCCCCTTCCTGTGGGATGAGATCACCCTGCCGATTCGTTACGGTTCAGACCTGAAATTAACGCAACAGATCATCGCCGATGCGGCACAGGCATCCCTCATGGACTATGCGGAATTTGCCAAAGAGCACTGGAAAAAAATGGTGAAGAAATACCTCATTGAAGATGCGAATGTCGAACCGTCCATCTCCATGAAGCTGACGGACAACTGGATCGAGTTCACCCTGCGGTTTGTGGTGGACAGCAAGAAAAGGCGCATGACGAAGAACACCCTCCACAAAGACATTCTTGAAGCCATCGAAAAGACAGAGGGCAAGGTTTCTCTTGCGTCCGCTACCTATGAGGTGGTGGGCTTGCCGGAAGTTAGGGTGAATCTGGCTGGTAAAGGATAA